The segment AAAAATGAGCAAAGAAAACCCCCAATAGTTATGATGGTTGTTGCAACGAAGATGAAGATTGGAGTTAGATTAGGTAAAAAAAATCGTGATCAGATAAAAGGATCCAGGGGAATTTTTTtctggaggaagaagaagaatggagagagagagagagagagagagagagagagagagagagggagggagggagagaaAAGGGGTGGGTAGGACCCCTtgcatattaaattttatttatttatttatttatttaaaaaaaaaagtaatataaAACCTCATAAATGATCCCTGGTAGTGAAATGATAAAAATGCCCCTTACTTAACGGCTAATTGGTAACAGAGTGAGTCGGAAGGactaaatgttaaaagttttgaaaccacagggaccatctgtgaggttttttgaacttagggactaaacttgatatttttaaaaaccacatggaccatttttgaagttttgtctaaaatatatttaaatcgACAAATGTAATTAGAAAACCTTTTGTTAAACtgtaataaatatataatttcgaCTGTTGTTATAGAAAGATCATTTAATATCGCATAGACTCATAGATTTCTTTATTTAACTTGTTATCATTTAATTTATCTAAAACCTGAAAAACCATATCTaacaaaatgaaattctttttctaatataaaattcaaaactCATCATTCttaatatttaaacaacatttTGAGCAGTCACATTCCCATTCAAATACTACAATACAAACTCAACCAAATTGTGACCATTTTAATAAAGACCTAATTACACCAAACTAACCACAATCTTTAACAAGCTAACTAAACCCAGGCATGTTGTCCCAACAACATGAGCCCATGGTCCAGTCATGCTCATGGTCACAGTCATTGTCATGATCATGATCATGGTCCGTTTCGGTTCCAACAGGAGAACACGGAATTTCGACCTGATTATCCGTCCCTGTGGTTCCGTTTAAAACATCATTTGGTTTCTCGGTCGATGCATCTTCACTTCCACCATACCAATCTTGAAGTGACCCTGTTGGGAAGTCGATCCAACTTGAGAAAtcatcatccattgtattaatcTCGTCAAATGCATTGCTTCGGGATTTTACCACAATATCTGTAatcaatttcaaaaacaaaatatttagaaaaatgcatatacatatacatatattattCACGGTATATTTAAAAAGTAATACTTATATCAGTTACGGTTATTAAAGAACTTCATAATGTCAAAACCAGAGAACTCGGTCACGGCCAGATCAAATGCATCTTACGGCTGTGATTGACGAATTTGATACAGTTAAGTTCTCTCGTTCTCTCACGTTATGGAGTTCTATGATGATCTCAACATATGCTTatatgatctcgataaaatgatTATATAAACATTATTTAGAATAAAACTCACCAATAGACGAGTGGCCGGAACTCGACTCGTCAAGAATCGTCTTGTTGTCATCTCTTGGTTCAAAAACGGATTCCAAAATCACATTTTCAGGTTCTTCCATTAATGAGTAATCATGTGTGATCTTTTCTTTACCCTTATCGGGCGATTTACTTTCATTTGAAAGCATCTGAGAGCTTAACAAAGCTCTAGATTCACCCAAAACGTCCTCTAACAATCCACTGTTTCCCTGAGGGCTTATATATGGGGAAATTGCATTATCTCCATCGTTTGATGAGACAATCATATGATCATTCACTGTGTTAGAGGAACACGTTGGGGTGATTGCTTGATATGATGATTGGATTGAAGGAAGCTCATTTTCTATGTTTTCAAATAACCTTGTGGGTATCGGACTCATCCCATGATCAGATGAAGGTAACCCTTGATT is part of the Lactuca sativa cultivar Salinas chromosome 7, Lsat_Salinas_v11, whole genome shotgun sequence genome and harbors:
- the LOC111919092 gene encoding transcription factor MYB97; amino-acid sequence: MAPEDGATSAGRNTASGGGCARANSGQVLKKGPWTAAEDAILMEYVKKNGEGNWNAVQRNSGLMRCGKSCRLRWANHLRPNLKKGAFTPEEERQIIELHSKFGNKWARMALHLQGRTDNEIKNYWNTRLKRRLRAGLPIYPVDFQQQHHHHRRHPEQPLQNQTLPFSSSSSSSNHANAALNSISPMLFSPINYPVLNTPLYYPNSQSHYKLLRDNNGGVSLSLPSHSNPQFNNSSASSMSFFNQGLPSSDHGMSPIPTRLFENIENELPSIQSSYQAITPTCSSNTVNDHMIVSSNDGDNAISPYISPQGNSGLLEDVLGESRALLSSQMLSNESKSPDKGKEKITHDYSLMEEPENVILESVFEPRDDNKTILDESSSGHSSIDIVVKSRSNAFDEINTMDDDFSSWIDFPTGSLQDWYGGSEDASTEKPNDVLNGTTGTDNQVEIPCSPVGTETDHDHDHDNDCDHEHDWTMGSCCWDNMPGFS